The DNA region AGCGATCCGGAAGATCGGGACGGCTCCTTCGAAGCCGACCGTTCCAACAGCCAGGACTTCACCCGGGAAGCCGGTGGTGACCGTTACATCATCAACTACTCCCAGGTCTTCGGCTCCTTCTTCGTCGACGCCGCCGTCGGCAAGCACAACGGTGAGGTTTCCACCTTCGCCTCCGTGCAGGATCCGCGCAACGACGTCCTCTTCCAGGAAGGCGACGACCGCACCCTGGCCGACGAGCAGCTCGGCGGCTTCGGCAACAACCAGATCGATGAGCGCGACAACGAGTTCATCAAGATCTCCGGTGAGTGGTTCTTCGGCACCGGCTGGGGCGATCACACCCTCAAGGCCGGCTACGACTACCAGGAGCACATCAACTTCCGCGACCGGATCATCCCCGGTGGCGCCACCTACGAGTCCCTGGCGGGCCGCTACATCGGCGCCGGCATCAGCGCTGGTGACATCGCCAGCGGATCCTGGACCTCCTTGGCCTTCGATCCCACCAACGTCAGCGACTTTGGTGGCTTCATCGACGGTGTCAATTCCAGCGCCCAGCGCGACGCCATCTACGCCGCCCTGGACGCCAACGGTGACGGCACGCTGACCCCGGAAGAGGTCGCCGCCAACCTGCGCTACACCAGCACCAGCGGCAACCCCGACGGACTGGTCAACTACGACCGCACCCTGCAGTCCTCCCTGGGTCCCCAAGAGACCATGTCCGAGGGCAACACCTTCTACGTGCAGGACACGCTCCAGACCGACCGCTTCACGGTCAACCTGGGCGTCCGTGCCGAGAAGTATGAGCACTTCGCCACCACCGGCGAGAACATCTTCACCTTCGATTGGGAGTACGCTCCCCGCGTCAGCTTCGTCTTCGACGTGCTCGGCGACGGCAAGCAGAAGATCTCCGGTTACTACGGCCGGTACTACGACCCGGTGCGCAACAACCTGACCAACTTCGCCGGAACCCTCACCGGTTCCATCCTCGAAGAGCAGGTCTACGTCGCGCCCATCGAGAGCTGGGTGACCTACCGCGTGCGCGGTGGCCCGCAGGTGCAGGACGCGTTCTTCGCGCCCACCACCAAGACCCCGTACACCAACGACTACCAGATTGGCTACCAGATCGATCTGGGTCGCTCCATGAGCTTCGAGGCCAACCTCATCCGCCGCGAGACCCGCGACATCATCGAGGACTACGACCTCGCCCTCTACGCCTTCGCCTCCGATGGCAGCACCCGGTACCCGGGTCCCATCGATCACCCGGATAGCCTGTGGCTCGGCTTCGACTACTTCGGCTACGACTCCAACCCCGGCTCCAACTTCGTCATCGCGACGCTGGCCGGCGGTGAGCGGGATCGCGACGAGATCGAGCTGATCTTCCGCAAGCGCTACTCCAACAACTGGCAGGCGCTGATCTCCTACAACTACGCTGACGGAGAAGGCAACACCAACTCCGACTCCAACGCCGACTTCCAGGGCGACGTGCTCTTCCTGGATCCCCGGGCGCCGAATCAGCAGGGCCGTCAGCCCGGCCTCATCGAGCACCTGGTCAAGGCGGCTGCGTCCTATCGCTTCAACAACGGCATCCAGCTCGGCGGTACCTACCGCTGGAACTCGGGCACCGTGGCGAGCCGGACCTTCTTCGCCTCCCGGCGTAACCTGCCCATCCGCGTCGACGCCGACGAGACCTTCGAGTTCGCCGGTATCGACACTCGCTGGCTGGCCCCCGACGCCGTCGGCAGCATCGAGAACCCCTCCTGGGATCAGCTGGATCTGCGCGTTCAATACAACCGCAACTTCGGCCGCTTCGAGGGTGAGTTCTTCCTCGACATCTTCAACGTCTTCGACGACCAGGGCGCCATTCGTAACGAGGACTTGGTGGCCGGTACCGGCCTCACCGAGTTCGGCGATTCCATCGCCTGGGTGCCGCCGCGTCGTTACTACCTGGGCGCGCGCGTCAGCTTCTGACGTCCGTACCTAGCCGTTAGTTGATGAGGGGGCCTTCGGGCCCCCTTTTCTTATGCTTGGGATCCGGGAGCAGAAGCGGGCTACTGATCGACGTAGCCACCGCGGCTGCGGATCTCGGCCTTGGGGCGGCGGACCCGTACCTCGACCTCGCGCCAGCTGCCGTCCTTGAGGGAGCGGGTGGGGTAATAGCCGAGGACGTATTGCTCGCGCAGCTCGGCGAGGATCTCGCTGAAAGCCTCCGAGACCTGCGCCACCGACGCCAGGTCGAGGATGCGGCCACCGCTCTCCGCCACCGTTTCTCCCAAGATCTCGAACTCCTGAGCGTAGCTCTCACTATTGCGCCACGGAGTGGTGAGAGCCGGCGGCGAGCCGGCGGTGGCGCCGTCACGGTAGGGCAGACGCAGCCAATAGATCAGCGCCTGGCTGCGCCGGGCCAGCCGTAGGACATCGTCCATGGCCAACACGCTGTGGGAGTCGACGCCGTCGGAGAGCAGCACCACCACCCGGCGCCCCTGCCGCTGCTCCAGCTGCTTCAACGAAACGTAGAGATGGTCGTTGAGGGCGGTGCCCCCTTCCGCCCGCACCCGTCCCAACCCCGCCGACAGGACCTCCGGGAAGGTGGTGAACGGGGTACTGTGAAGCACCCGGTCGGAAAACACCACCAGCTTGCCTTCGTCCAGCCGCTGCATGCCGTCGAAGAAGGTTCGAGCCCCCTGCAGCGCCGATTGCAGCTTGCCCCCGGCCATGCTCGAGCTGGAGTCCAACAACACCACGGCGGTAAATGGGATATCTCCCCGGGCGAAAGTCACCAGGGTCTGAGGTTTGTCCTCGTCGAGAACGACAAAGTCCTCTGCCTGCAGGTCCTGCCCCCGCTCTCCATCAACGGTGACGGTGACGTAGAGCTGCTGCAGCTGGACCGAGATCTCCGCGTCCACCCGCATCCCGGGGGTGGTCATCACCGCCCGGCCGGTGGTGCCGTCGGCGCCGTAGGCCAAGACCTCGAAGCGGTGGGAGTCGACGTCGTCCCCCAAATCCACGGTCAACCGGTGAGGCGGCTCGCGGGTCTCCCCCACCACCAAACCGTCGACATAGAAGACCACCCGCTCCACCGGCTGCTCCGATACCGCCACCGCATCGATCACCACCTCGCCAAAGGCGGGCTGAAAGGCGTTGGGGCTGTCGAGGGTGACGGTCACCGGACTGGATTTGGCTGCCTCTGGCGGAGTCCCTGCAGGAGCCTGCGCAAAGGCCGCGGAGGACAGGGCCAGATCTGGGGCGAGCAGTGCGGTGGAAAGCAAGGCTGCGGTGCCGAGAAGGCCGCCGAGCCGCGGCCGACGGCGCGCTGGGCCAGTTTGAAGAATTGAGATCACGGTGATGCCTCCTCGCCGTCCTCACCTCCCTGGCGGTAGCGCACCAGCCGCTCCACCAGATCCACCATCCGGGGCAAGTGCTCCCGCCCCTGCTCTCGGAGCATACGGCGGGCCTGCAATAGACTGGCACGAGGCCAGCGGCCGTAGCGGAAGCGCGCCGATGGGCGTCGGCTCACACCCAAGGCCTCCATGTCTTCGAGCACCGCCGAAGCCTGAGCGGAACGGCCCAAGCGGTCCAGGACCGCCGCTAGCTGGATCGCCAGCCGCGCCTCACCGGGCAGCTCCGCAAGTCCCTGACGCAGCAGCTCCACCGCCTCCGCCGGCCGCTCCTCCGCCACCGCCAGCTCCGCCAGCTCCTGATACGCGATGGTGCGCACCCACCGCGGATTGTCCTCCCCCAAGCACCGGCGCAGGATCTCGTCAGCCTGCCGAGAATTGCCGGAACGCCGCAGGTTGACCCCCAACCGCAGCCGCGCCTCGGAGTTCTCCGGCTGCCTGCGAATCATCCGGCGAAGGAGCTTCACCGCCTCGTCATACTCACCGTAAGCCTCCCGCAGCACCGCCAGCCCGAGGAGTGCCGGTGGGTAGTCCCGACTCAACTCCAGAGCCTGATCGTAGGTCTGAGCGGCGCTCAGATTGGAGCCCACCTCCTGAAGATAGCCCGCCATGCTCACCAAAGCGGCCGCCAGAGTCCGGCCTGCCTCACGCCCATCGGGGGTGCGCTGGACGTAGATCTGCCCCAGGCGCAGCACCTGGGACCGAGAGTGCACCGCCAGCAGGTATTCCTTCCGGTGGTGGTAGTCCCGATAGAGCTGTTCGTGGAGCCAGACGAGGGTCGCCACCGCCGTCGAATCACCGTTGGCCAGCTGCACCATTTGGAGGACCGCCTGAACCTCCGCCTGCGCCAGGCGATTCTGCCGGCGGGGCGTGCCACCGGCCATTTGAGCCCGCTCGAAGGCCGCCACCGTCTCCCGGGCTGTCCCCGTCTGTTCGCTGCCAGTCCGTTCACTTCCCGGCAATTCGCCCCCAAGGGCCAAGAGCGCTTCCAGATATGCTTGCTGAATCGCTCGGGAACCGTCCTCGGGAGTTCCCACCGGATCAGCAGCGGGGGGCGCTCCAAGGTCCGCGCTGGCCACTGTGTCCAAACGGCCGCGCTGCAGAGCGAACCATGGCCCGACTCTCCCTCGGCCCTCCCCTTCCTCCCCTGCCATGCCCGGCCCGACCGTCGCGATCTGCACCTCCAGCGGCTCCGCTTCCTGCGATTCCTCTCCCGCCTGCAACAGATACTCTCCGGGCCCCAAACCGGTGGCCGGGAGCTCCAGCCACCGCCGCCCGGCAAACTCATCGCCCTCCGCCTCGCTCTTCGCCACCGCCGTCCCCTGCCACAGCACCTGGCGGTCCACGGGATCGAGGATGCGCAGTGAAAGATCCGGATTCGTGGAGAGAACGGGCCGTGGCTCTTCACCGGCCAGTACCGGCCGCGCCGCCGGCACCCACCGCTGCTGGCCCACCACCCAGGGAGCAGCACCGGGACTCTTCATCCCCGACCGCCGGACCAAGATCCACGGTTCGGCAGACTCCAGCAACATGGGATCCTCTGCGGTGCGCGGCCGCGGCCCCAAAGGAGGAGGCGGCGGCGGAGGTGGGGCTGGCGACTCGATCTCCTCCGATGCCCCGGCAGCGGCCTCGCCGGCTTGCGGCGCAACAACCTCCTGAACCGGCGCTTCGAGCCCCGGCACCCTGACCGGCAAGACTTCCAGGCTGAATCGATCCGCGCGGCGGTGGAGGACCATCACCCGCAGGCTGTAGGTGCCCGGAGGCAGTGGGAGGTGACCGAGGAATTTGACTCCTACACTGGCTAGTTGGGAGCGCAGCTCCTCATCCTCGATGAAGAAGGCCTGGGTGAGGTAACCGCGGACTCCACCGCCGCTGCCCGGGCTGCTCCCCGGGCCACCGTGCTCCGAAGATTGGTCGAGGGCATAGGCGTAGATCTCGACGATGAGGGGCTGATCCTCCGCCAACCCTTCGAGCAAGCCACCACCGGCCAGGTCTACTATCAGGTCCACTCCGCCGGCACCGCTCTTTTCAGCAGGGCGCGGAAAAGCCGCCACGGCAGAGGGCAGGTCGCCGCCCTCCTGACCGCTGAGCAAGAGCGCCGCTGCCCGGGTGTCGAGGCCTCCGGCAGCCACCGACTCGATCTCCGGCAAAGCCGCCGCCGGGAGCGTCCACCCCGGCAAGATCAGGACGAACCACAGGCAAATCGGCAACCCGAGGCGGTCAACGGCCAGAAGACTTCTTAGAGACTTCAGCGGTCTCCCTCCTGGGTCACGCCGCCGGCACCACCCTGGGACGGATCACCGGTGGCTTCCGGAGACGCAGCTTCGGTCTCCGCAGCCGGTGGAGGCACGTCCACGTTGAGCGCTACGGTGGAATGGACCTGGGCCAGCTCATCCTGCACCGACACCGCCAGCCGCTGGCTGCCCTCGCGCATCTGCAGCCGCATGCCGCAGGCCGCGGAGCGCCCCAGGGCCACCAGCAGCTCGGAGTTGACGATGCGCACCGGGCAGAGATGTTTATTCACCGGCGAGGTGCGGCCCAGCTCGTCGCGGGCCGCCACGAACATGGACACCTGGGCCTCGTGGTGCGCCTCGCCGGGGATCAGCACCAGGTTCGCCAGCGGTACGTGGACCAGCAACGGCACCTCGAAGCTGCCGTCCTCCCGGGCCTTCATCTCCGCCACCTCGAGCTCGACGCCCAGAGGATTCTCCTCGCCGGGGAGCACCAGGGCGGTGAGAGTCCGCTCCACCGCCTGCTCGTCGGCGCTCTTGTCTTGGTAGCTGGTGCGGTAGCGCACCTCCCAACCCTTGCGCGCCTCTCGCAGCCCCACCCGGAAGCGCCGCGGCTCCTCCTCCACCCGCGGTTTCGACTCGTAGCCCAGGGAATAGCGGTAGTCGAAGTCCTGGAGCACACTCACCAGGGTCGAGTCGAGGACGCCGCCGGCCAGCGCCGCCCGGCCACCGGTGGCGTTCGCCATCAGCCGCATGGAATCGTGGCGCCCCTGCTCCTCCAGCGAGGCCAGCCGGGCCGACCAGATCCCTCGGCCCCGGTCGGCGCCGCGGATCGTCGAGGGTGGGGCGGCGCTGAGGGTGTAGAACGTGATGGCGGCGGCATTGGCGTCGGCCACCCCCCCCACCAATTTGCTGGTGGCGTCGTAGCGGCCCGATTCGAGGCCGGCGGAAAAGGTCGTAGAGAGACCCGCCATCTGGGAGACCCGCTCCGCCCAGGCCTCGAAGAGCACCTCCCCCGGCCGCAAGGGCAGGCCGTCGCTGGCGTAGAGCACCGCCTTGCGCCCGGGAATTCCGGCGAGAGTATCGACGAAGCGCTGGAGGACTCCCAACGAGCGCCGCACCTGGTCGAGACGCTGCTGGCTATGAGCCCGCATCTGCGGCACCAGGGCCCGAGCCTGAGTCGTGACCTCCTCGTTCAGCTCCTCCTGGGAGGTCACCGCATCGGAGCCCCGGGTGTGGAAGAGGCCGCTGCCGGCTTCGACATTGAGATCGGCGATGTCCTCCAACAGCCGGTTGCGCTCAAGGTTGAATTGGGATCCCTCCACCACCATGTCTTCCAGCTGGTCCAGGGAGTCGAAGATTTCTCGCGGGGCGGTGGTGAAGCCCTGGCGGATAACCAGCTCGCGGTCGTTGCTCACCAGCATCACCCGCAGACCGTCCCGCCAATGCTCGGTGAGGAAATCCCGCAGCCGCGCCAGCAAGCGGGAACGGTTGTTGATGGACAGGTTGGTGTCGTCGACGAAGATGATCAGGCTGTCCGGAGTCTCGCGGGGTGTCGCCACCTCGGATTCTTCCATCGCCTCCGCCGTCGCTGGCAGATTCTCCAACGCCCCGCCCAAAGCCCGGCCGCCCTCGACGGCGTTGAAGAGAGTGATCTCCACCGGCTGGCCGTCCTCCATCACCACGAAATCGTCCCGCTGCAAGCCGGTCACCGGCTGCCCCTCGGCATCGGTGACCAAGACCTCGAGATTGACCACGTAGACCTGGATTCGGTCGCGGAAGAGCGCCGGCCCGCCGAGGTTCTCCTGCCCGGCAGCTCCGCCCCCTGTGCGAGCTTCTTGGGAGGCAGGCTCCTGAGGGGTTGCCTCAGCAGTACCCGGCACCCCGAGGATCCCCCCCAAGGCCCCCAGAACCAGCCCCAGCATCAGGCAAAGCGCCGGGATGCTAGAACGCCGCGAACGGCCTCGATCCTCTACGGGCATGGGACGGCATTGCGCTGACGAGAATCTCCACATCGTCGTCTCCTTCCATCCTGCCCGGACCGCAGGGAGCCAGGCCCTGCTTCTCCTGATCGATCCGGTCGCTATCTGGCGAACCCAAACTGATTCGATCCTACCAAGTCCCGGCCGCCTCCGGCTCCACCGCCCCCAGAACCTCCTACGGGTTTGACGGTCCGCGCTGATTTCTCTAGGCTACACGGCTATGGAGTGGAAAAATTGACTGCCCCGGGAGCGGCCCAGAGCCGCGGGCTCTCGACCTTCGCGCCGCCGAGCTGGGTATATGAGCTAGCCGGCTCGAATTCAGAGGATTGGCGGTCCCTACCGCAGCTTTCGTCGGGCCATGAGATGCTCCTGCGGAGCGCGCAGGGAGAACGCTTCGCCATGCTGGAGGTGCGGGTACCGGAGGCCCTCGGTCTCGAGCCCCAAGCCTTCGAGGACGCCTGCAAAGCGGGCTACCTGGCGATCTTCCACCAGCTGCAGCAGATGCGTCACCGCCATCCGGTGCGGCTGTGGAATTTCATCCCCCGGATCCTCGCGCCCCTGGGAGACCAGCCCCACCGCTACATGCACTTCAACTTCGGCCGCTATCACGCCTACCTGGAACACTTCGGTCACGAGCGCTTCATCCAGGCCATCGCCACCGCCTCCGGCGTCGGTCACGATCAAGAGGATTTGTCCCTCGTCTGCCTCTCCACCGACCACCCCGGAACGCCGGTGGAGAACCCCCGGCAAGTCGCCTCGTACCGCTATTCCGAACGCTGGGGAACCCTACCCCCGTGCTTCGCCCGAGCGACCCGTCTTCCCCACATCGAAGGCAGTGAACCGCTGCTCTTGGTGGGCGGTACCGCCAGCGTGCGGGGCGAGGACAGCGTGCACCTCCAGGACCTGGTGGCTCAGGTGCAGGAGACGCTGACCAACCTGGCCGCGGTGGTACAGGCTGGAGAAGATCCCGACCGCCGCCCCATTGAGGGCCCCGCAGATGGGCCCGCCGAAGAGACCGCTGACCACCGCGTCGACGAGCTCCTGGCGCGCTA from Acidobacteriota bacterium includes:
- a CDS encoding TonB-dependent receptor; translated protein: MKRSILIVGLVLALVAGGSAFAQGSAGTIQVVATAQDGSRLPGVTVTASAPDVLGTRTAITNAEGVATLPGLQPSTDYTVTSTLEGFNGARNENVLVRAGQTTTLNVSLTLGAVEEELIVTAESPIVDVTSAVTGQDITLELTESLPTGRSYQSYLQLVPGVLPPDPNNRSENPAARSGLNYRDIGGELGVSRDNYYYIEGINVTDPVQGTFGANLNTEIIQEQSVLTGGIPAEFIGAPGLVSNVVTKSGGNDFAGSLNYYFQNDSLVEDNENLPDASFSTYDTAFTIGGPIVRDKAWFFGSYRLLNREEDVISRDTGAFLRTVTEESDQAFGKLSWAPTDSIKLTGTFLSDPEDRDGSFEADRSNSQDFTREAGGDRYIINYSQVFGSFFVDAAVGKHNGEVSTFASVQDPRNDVLFQEGDDRTLADEQLGGFGNNQIDERDNEFIKISGEWFFGTGWGDHTLKAGYDYQEHINFRDRIIPGGATYESLAGRYIGAGISAGDIASGSWTSLAFDPTNVSDFGGFIDGVNSSAQRDAIYAALDANGDGTLTPEEVAANLRYTSTSGNPDGLVNYDRTLQSSLGPQETMSEGNTFYVQDTLQTDRFTVNLGVRAEKYEHFATTGENIFTFDWEYAPRVSFVFDVLGDGKQKISGYYGRYYDPVRNNLTNFAGTLTGSILEEQVYVAPIESWVTYRVRGGPQVQDAFFAPTTKTPYTNDYQIGYQIDLGRSMSFEANLIRRETRDIIEDYDLALYAFASDGSTRYPGPIDHPDSLWLGFDYFGYDSNPGSNFVIATLAGGERDRDEIELIFRKRYSNNWQALISYNYADGEGNTNSDSNADFQGDVLFLDPRAPNQQGRQPGLIEHLVKAAASYRFNNGIQLGGTYRWNSGTVASRTFFASRRNLPIRVDADETFEFAGIDTRWLAPDAVGSIENPSWDQLDLRVQYNRNFGRFEGEFFLDIFNVFDDQGAIRNEDLVAGTGLTEFGDSIAWVPPRRYYLGARVSF
- a CDS encoding VWA domain-containing protein — its product is MISILQTGPARRRPRLGGLLGTAALLSTALLAPDLALSSAAFAQAPAGTPPEAAKSSPVTVTLDSPNAFQPAFGEVVIDAVAVSEQPVERVVFYVDGLVVGETREPPHRLTVDLGDDVDSHRFEVLAYGADGTTGRAVMTTPGMRVDAEISVQLQQLYVTVTVDGERGQDLQAEDFVVLDEDKPQTLVTFARGDIPFTAVVLLDSSSSMAGGKLQSALQGARTFFDGMQRLDEGKLVVFSDRVLHSTPFTTFPEVLSAGLGRVRAEGGTALNDHLYVSLKQLEQRQGRRVVVLLSDGVDSHSVLAMDDVLRLARRSQALIYWLRLPYRDGATAGSPPALTTPWRNSESYAQEFEILGETVAESGGRILDLASVAQVSEAFSEILAELREQYVLGYYPTRSLKDGSWREVEVRVRRPKAEIRSRGGYVDQ
- a CDS encoding tetratricopeptide repeat protein translates to MPICLWFVLILPGWTLPAAALPEIESVAAGGLDTRAAALLLSGQEGGDLPSAVAAFPRPAEKSGAGGVDLIVDLAGGGLLEGLAEDQPLIVEIYAYALDQSSEHGGPGSSPGSGGGVRGYLTQAFFIEDEELRSQLASVGVKFLGHLPLPPGTYSLRVMVLHRRADRFSLEVLPVRVPGLEAPVQEVVAPQAGEAAAGASEEIESPAPPPPPPPPLGPRPRTAEDPMLLESAEPWILVRRSGMKSPGAAPWVVGQQRWVPAARPVLAGEEPRPVLSTNPDLSLRILDPVDRQVLWQGTAVAKSEAEGDEFAGRRWLELPATGLGPGEYLLQAGEESQEAEPLEVQIATVGPGMAGEEGEGRGRVGPWFALQRGRLDTVASADLGAPPAADPVGTPEDGSRAIQQAYLEALLALGGELPGSERTGSEQTGTARETVAAFERAQMAGGTPRRQNRLAQAEVQAVLQMVQLANGDSTAVATLVWLHEQLYRDYHHRKEYLLAVHSRSQVLRLGQIYVQRTPDGREAGRTLAAALVSMAGYLQEVGSNLSAAQTYDQALELSRDYPPALLGLAVLREAYGEYDEAVKLLRRMIRRQPENSEARLRLGVNLRRSGNSRQADEILRRCLGEDNPRWVRTIAYQELAELAVAEERPAEAVELLRQGLAELPGEARLAIQLAAVLDRLGRSAQASAVLEDMEALGVSRRPSARFRYGRWPRASLLQARRMLREQGREHLPRMVDLVERLVRYRQGGEDGEEASP
- a CDS encoding VWA domain-containing protein encodes the protein MWRFSSAQCRPMPVEDRGRSRRSSIPALCLMLGLVLGALGGILGVPGTAEATPQEPASQEARTGGGAAGQENLGGPALFRDRIQVYVVNLEVLVTDAEGQPVTGLQRDDFVVMEDGQPVEITLFNAVEGGRALGGALENLPATAEAMEESEVATPRETPDSLIIFVDDTNLSINNRSRLLARLRDFLTEHWRDGLRVMLVSNDRELVIRQGFTTAPREIFDSLDQLEDMVVEGSQFNLERNRLLEDIADLNVEAGSGLFHTRGSDAVTSQEELNEEVTTQARALVPQMRAHSQQRLDQVRRSLGVLQRFVDTLAGIPGRKAVLYASDGLPLRPGEVLFEAWAERVSQMAGLSTTFSAGLESGRYDATSKLVGGVADANAAAITFYTLSAAPPSTIRGADRGRGIWSARLASLEEQGRHDSMRLMANATGGRAALAGGVLDSTLVSVLQDFDYRYSLGYESKPRVEEEPRRFRVGLREARKGWEVRYRTSYQDKSADEQAVERTLTALVLPGEENPLGVELEVAEMKAREDGSFEVPLLVHVPLANLVLIPGEAHHEAQVSMFVAARDELGRTSPVNKHLCPVRIVNSELLVALGRSAACGMRLQMREGSQRLAVSVQDELAQVHSTVALNVDVPPPAAETEAASPEATGDPSQGGAGGVTQEGDR